TTCTGTACACTACGCCAATATCAACCTCGTTCACCAGAACTTTACTAACAATATCTTTTACGCTTAGCTCTCTGCTTTTTACATTTTGTTGTATCTTTATGTTTAGCTTTTCAGTGATATTTTCTTTTTTTAAAGCATCTTCACAAGCCTTTTTCCAGTACATACCTACAGGAATCTTACTGTCTCCGACAGCAATTTTAGTTCCATCTGCTGCTAAATCTGAAAACTTTGAAATACTTATATTATTTTTACGATTTTTTATCAGTACAAGACTGTTTTTTGCAAATATTTTATAGTCCTTAATTATTTTCTTGCTTTTTAAGTTATCCATATAGTTGACGCTCGCTACTGCAAAAATATCGGCATTTGCACCATTTTCAATAGATGTAACCAAAGCTTGACTTCCAGCAAAGTTCAAGACCACTTTAACCGCCCCTGCCTCCTGTTGTTCAAATTCCTTGGCAAGTTCACCGAAGCATTCAGTGAGGCTTGCAGCAGCAAATACCTTTATCTCTTTTGGTGTCTCTACTTTACTTGTACAACCTGCCAAAGAAAAAGCCGCTAAAATAACTATTAAAGGTAATAAACGGCATTTCATGGATACTACCTCCTAAATTAGTTACTAGCTACCCTCCACATCTTTCGACTCTCCCTTTTATTACATCAACCGTATGTACTAAAACGGGTAAGATTGTTTCTAGGCATTCCTCCACTGCTTTTGGACTTCCTGGAAGGTTTACGATGAGCGTATTTTTTCTGGTTCCAGCAACAGCTCGTGATAATATGGCATTTGGTGAATATTTTGAAGTTTCTATTCTCATTTTTTCGGGAATACCGATAATTTCTCTATCAATCACCTTATATGTAGCTTCGGGAGTAACATCTTTAGGGCTTATGCCAGTCCCGCCTGTTGTAAGAATAATATCCATAAATTTTTCATCTGCCAGCTTTTGTAAACATTCCACTATTGTATCTAATTCATCAGGAATTATAATCTGGCTGTCGACAAAGCCAATATCCTTTACCATTTCCGCAATAACTTTGTCACTGGTACTTTCCCTTTGGCCTCTTGATGCACTATCGGAAATTGTTACTACTGCTATTTTAAGCATCTTCTCACCCTTATTTCATCACCAATTTTTATATTGCCGGATTTTTCTACGATAGCAAATAAACCTTGCTTTGGCATTATGCAGCTACCAACTTTCTTAAATATCTCACACTTATCATGACATTCCTTACCTATTTTTGATATTTTTAACTCTACACTTTTACCAATCAATAGGTCGTCCCCAATTTTGAGTTTCGCTAAATCAATACCCTGTGTGGTAATATTTTCTGCATAATCACCAGGTTTTAGGGCTAAATCAATTTTATTATCTTGGTTTATATTGTTCTGTTTTAGAATATTTTCAATAGAAAGAAAACTAACTTGTCTTATATGATCTCCAGAATGGGCATCACCTTTAAACCCATGGTTCTCAATTGCTTCTATCTCTGTAACAGGATACTTTGAGGTTCCTTTCTCTTTACTTATATTCAATGAATAAACCCTTCCAATCAATTTAAATTGCCTCTCTTTCTTATTTTAAATATTTCTTATATATTGAAGTGTTTAGTAGTACGGCTAAATAAATTGTAAAGCAATTATAAATCTCATGTTATCTATAAAATTAACATTCATCTACTTAAATTCTCTCTGAAAAATTCACCACTTTTACCACCAGCCTTTTTAAGTAGCTTAATTTCTGAAATAATTATACTTTTATCTACCGCTTTACACATATCATAAATTGTCAATGCAGCAATAGATGCAGCAGTTAATGCTTCCATTTCAACTCCAGTTTTAGAATACGCCCTGGCAAAAGTTTTAATAACAATCCGATTATTTTCAATCTGGAAATCTAATTCTACTTTATCCAAAGGTATCTGATGGCACAGGGGAATTAGCATGCTTGTCTGTTTTGCAGCCATAATACCGGCACATTTTGACACGCTAAAAATATCTCCTTTTGCAATTTTATTTAATTTAACCAGCTCGAGAAGCTCTTCTGACATTTCTAGAGAAGCCTGTGCAGAGGCTTCTCTACAGGTAGGCTCTTTAAATGAAACATCTACCATTTTAGCTCTTCCTTCTGTATCCAAATGACTCAACTCTTCTATCAAATTTCACCCTCCTATCCTCATCATTGAACAAAAATCCATTTGTTTATCCTCTACTGTCAAACTATGGCTTGCTGGTTTGCTTACAATTGCTCTGTATAAAAGTTTAGTAACCTCATCAATATCCGGCCCTTTTCTAAGACTATCTTTAATATCAACACATTCCTGTGCATACAGGCACGAAAGCAGTCTCCCGTCTGACGTAAGTCTTATTCGGTTACAATCAGAGCAGAACTTACAGCTTAAGGGGCTAATAAACCCAATAGTTCCATTTGTACCGGGTATTACATAATATTTTGCCGGTCCGTTTCCATCCACGACTGCCGGTAAAAGACTATAAGCCTCACTACATAAAAATCTCATTTCATCAGCAGATACAAACTTTTTTGCATACCCATCAAGACTATTTTTAGTTGGCATATATTCTATAAATTTAACAGTAATTCCAGTTTCTGTAGAGAAGCGAACAAAATCCAATATTTCATCAAAGTTAATATCCCTTATAATGACAGTGTTTACCTTAACCTGGGGAAATTCTAATTCCATTGCTGTTTCTATCCCCGTTAGAACATCTTTAAGTTTTCCAATTTTTGTAATTTCCTTGTACTTATCTGAACATAATGAATCTAAACTTATATTTAATTTTTTAAGTCCTGCTTTCTTTAAATCGGATGCGTATTTTTTTAATAAAACTCCATTGGTGGTCATCGATATATCCGTTATTGAATCAATTTCTTTAATACAAGAAACTAAAGATACTATATCTTTTCTTAGTAATGGCTCCCCACCGGTTATTTTTATTTTCTTTATACCATGTGAAGACGCCACCTTAACAAAACTTACAATTTCTTTTATGCTGAGCATATCTTCTTCCCTAGTTTGAAGAACGCCAAATTGGGGAATGCAGTATATACATCTTAAATTGCATCTATCAGTTACTGAAATCCTTAGATAATCAATTTTGCGGCCATATTTATCAATTAGGATTTTCATCACCCCTTTTACCTCAAGCTAACCTGTCACCCTAATATTACTTAATAGCAAGGTTAACTTTAAGCTTTGATAAATCTTTTCATAAAAATTTTTGAACAATAAAATCAGTAATTTTATCTATATCTTTAAAACGGAATAATTTGATGTTACTAAAACCTTCAGGTGGTTGGAAAGACTCTTCATCAACAAAATTATTAACTAATGCAATAAGGTTATTATCAGTGGAGGTTATAGGATTATCAAACCGTATAACTTCTATTTTAGGCTTATCCATACTTTTATAACCTTCGGTTATAACGATATCAACGTCAGGAAACAACCATTCAGTTATTTCATCTAAGTTTTTTTCACAGTCGATATATTTAATCATGGCCATCTTTTCCATAGAAGTTATAACAACTGTATTTGCCCCGGCTCTAGCCATTCTCCAAGTATCTTTTCCTTTATGGTCAATATCAAATTTATGAGCATCATGCTTTATTGTACCCACTTTATAACCCATTTTTTTTAAATTAGGAATTAGATTCTCTATTAAGGTAGTCTTTCCGCTATTGCTCTTTCCAACTATTGAAACTATCGGTATCATTATTATTATTCCCTATTCATCTAATAATTGTACTAAAACTTGTTCACCACTTTTAACTTGAGGAGTATCTTCGGGCACAACTATCAAGCAATTGGATTGCAGCATTGAATTAAGTGCACCTGAACTCTGAATTCCAACAGGTTTTGTAAAATATGATCCGTCCCTGTAACAAATATTCCCCATAAAATAATGTCTTCGCCCTGGGGTTATAGCTATGTCTCTTTCTAAAACTGCATATTGTTCTCTAACTGGGTTGTCTACTCGTCCCTGCATTTTACACATAGCAGGTAAAACAAACTCCCTGAAGGTCACTAATGTAGAAATTGGATTGCCTGGCAATCCAAATACCAATGTATTTCCCTTAACTCCAAAAAGTATGGGCTTACCAGGTTTAATAGCAACCTTCCAGAATTTTATACTAACACCCTTTTCTATTAGTACTTCTTTTACAAAATCATAATCTCCGACAGATACTCCTCCAGAAATTACAAGTATGTCTGAATTTAAGCCGTTTTCAATACTTCTAATTATTGCATCTTTATTGTCCTTAGCAATGCCTAAACTTATAGGTATACCCCCATACTTGATGACATTTGCATATAAAGTATAGCTATTAATATCTCTTATTTTACCTGGTGATAATTCCTCTCCTACATCAACCACCTCGTCCCCGGTAGCTAGTATACTCACACTAGGTAGTTTGGAAACACTAATAGTACGAAGATTCTGTGCAGCAAGCATTCCTATATCAGCTGGAGATAACTTTTTACCTTTCTTAAGTACTAACTTTCCATGTGCTAAATCTTCACCTTTGTATCTGATATTTTCTTTGTCTTTTACGCCGCGAAACACTTTTATCAGTGCACCTTCTGCCTTCGTATACTCAATTGGAACGACTGCGTCGGCTCCTTGAGGAATGGGAGCACCAGTCATTATTTTTATAGCCTTTCCATTCATTAATATGCCACTATAAGTATATCCTGCGGGAATTTCTCCAATTACCTCCAGACTTATAGGCTGATCAAAGGATGCTCCTTTAAGTTCGGATGAAATAACTGCATATCCATCCATAGCTGAATTATTAAAGGTAGGCAAGTCGATATCTGAATATAAATCACATGCCAGAATTCTATTTAACGAAGATGTTATGTCTACTACTTCTGAATCTTTTTTTACTACACTCTCCAACACAAGGTCTCTTGCCTGTTCAATCCCCAACATATAAACCTCCATTAGACATCAAAACATCCAAGCCAATTATGTATTTGCTTTTTTGTTTTTCACTTCCTTTATAAGTGCCGGAATAATGTGCTCTATTTCCCCAACCATACCC
This genomic stretch from Ruminiclostridium cellulolyticum H10 harbors:
- the mobB gene encoding molybdopterin-guanine dinucleotide biosynthesis protein B — translated: MIPIVSIVGKSNSGKTTLIENLIPNLKKMGYKVGTIKHDAHKFDIDHKGKDTWRMARAGANTVVITSMEKMAMIKYIDCEKNLDEITEWLFPDVDIVITEGYKSMDKPKIEVIRFDNPITSTDNNLIALVNNFVDEESFQPPEGFSNIKLFRFKDIDKITDFIVQKFL
- the modA gene encoding molybdate ABC transporter substrate-binding protein; amino-acid sequence: MKCRLLPLIVILAAFSLAGCTSKVETPKEIKVFAAASLTECFGELAKEFEQQEAGAVKVVLNFAGSQALVTSIENGANADIFAVASVNYMDNLKSKKIIKDYKIFAKNSLVLIKNRKNNISISKFSDLAADGTKIAVGDSKIPVGMYWKKACEDALKKENITEKLNIKIQQNVKSRELSVKDIVSKVLVNEVDIGVVYRTDITSANEGTIKEIAIPELSAINASYPIAILNGSELNDSVVKFYNFINSAIGKDILRKYRFIIE
- the moaC gene encoding cyclic pyranopterin monophosphate synthase MoaC gives rise to the protein MIEELSHLDTEGRAKMVDVSFKEPTCREASAQASLEMSEELLELVKLNKIAKGDIFSVSKCAGIMAAKQTSMLIPLCHQIPLDKVELDFQIENNRIVIKTFARAYSKTGVEMEALTAASIAALTIYDMCKAVDKSIIISEIKLLKKAGGKSGEFFRENLSR
- the moaA gene encoding GTP 3',8-cyclase MoaA, producing the protein MKILIDKYGRKIDYLRISVTDRCNLRCIYCIPQFGVLQTREEDMLSIKEIVSFVKVASSHGIKKIKITGGEPLLRKDIVSLVSCIKEIDSITDISMTTNGVLLKKYASDLKKAGLKKLNISLDSLCSDKYKEITKIGKLKDVLTGIETAMELEFPQVKVNTVIIRDINFDEILDFVRFSTETGITVKFIEYMPTKNSLDGYAKKFVSADEMRFLCSEAYSLLPAVVDGNGPAKYYVIPGTNGTIGFISPLSCKFCSDCNRIRLTSDGRLLSCLYAQECVDIKDSLRKGPDIDEVTKLLYRAIVSKPASHSLTVEDKQMDFCSMMRIGG
- a CDS encoding MogA/MoaB family molybdenum cofactor biosynthesis protein, with product MLKIAVVTISDSASRGQRESTSDKVIAEMVKDIGFVDSQIIIPDELDTIVECLQKLADEKFMDIILTTGGTGISPKDVTPEATYKVIDREIIGIPEKMRIETSKYSPNAILSRAVAGTRKNTLIVNLPGSPKAVEECLETILPVLVHTVDVIKGRVERCGG
- the glp gene encoding gephyrin-like molybdotransferase Glp, which codes for MLGIEQARDLVLESVVKKDSEVVDITSSLNRILACDLYSDIDLPTFNNSAMDGYAVISSELKGASFDQPISLEVIGEIPAGYTYSGILMNGKAIKIMTGAPIPQGADAVVPIEYTKAEGALIKVFRGVKDKENIRYKGEDLAHGKLVLKKGKKLSPADIGMLAAQNLRTISVSKLPSVSILATGDEVVDVGEELSPGKIRDINSYTLYANVIKYGGIPISLGIAKDNKDAIIRSIENGLNSDILVISGGVSVGDYDFVKEVLIEKGVSIKFWKVAIKPGKPILFGVKGNTLVFGLPGNPISTLVTFREFVLPAMCKMQGRVDNPVREQYAVLERDIAITPGRRHYFMGNICYRDGSYFTKPVGIQSSGALNSMLQSNCLIVVPEDTPQVKSGEQVLVQLLDE
- a CDS encoding MOSC domain-containing protein codes for the protein MIGRVYSLNISKEKGTSKYPVTEIEAIENHGFKGDAHSGDHIRQVSFLSIENILKQNNINQDNKIDLALKPGDYAENITTQGIDLAKLKIGDDLLIGKSVELKISKIGKECHDKCEIFKKVGSCIMPKQGLFAIVEKSGNIKIGDEIRVRRCLK